The Rhizobium sp. NXC24 genomic sequence TTTTCCGGCGAGCCCGTCATTGATGCGCGTGTTCATCAACGTCTTCAACTCCTCCCAGGCTCGTTCTCCATCTGTGTCACCGGGAAAGAGGCGCTCAAGCGCGTACTGCTTGATTGTCTTGCCCTGCAAAGCGGCGAGCGCCTTTAGGCTTTGAT encodes the following:
- a CDS encoding antitoxin, encoding MSRLTIDITDQQHQSLKALAALQGKTIKQYALERLFPGDTDGERAWEELKTLMNTRINDGLAGKLSTKTVGEILDEEIAEGRA